Proteins co-encoded in one Papaver somniferum cultivar HN1 chromosome 5, ASM357369v1, whole genome shotgun sequence genomic window:
- the LOC113281649 gene encoding putative kinase-like protein TMKL1, translated as MASLKLYSPWVLLFFCFFFIFTTTTFSLTKTSSDVELLLSKIKPSLQGNPENLVLSSWNFSVPLCQWKGLTWVISNGLPLQCDGLTLPQRNNLTLFKDPSLQLLSIQLPGAGLFGEIPREVGELSSLKSLYLGANSLTGNIPLELGYSVSLANLDLGGNLLKGSVPTSIWNLCDRLVSLRLRDNNLTGTPPEPALQNSTCKSLEVLDLSNNKFSGEFPEFVTRFNGLKELSLGNNDFYGQIPVTLSGLSLDKLNLSYNNFTGVLPVFDGSKYDAKAFQGNDPGLCGPPLGKCGGKRSGLSSGGIAVLVIGLMTGLVVSASVLIGYVQGRRKKNNGVNEDGYEEGEEDENGGGEGKLVLFQGAEHLTLEDVLNATGQVMEKTNYGTVYKAKLADGGTIALRLLREGTCKDGSSCLPVVRQLGRVRHENLVPLRAFYQGQRGEKLLIYDYLPNKTLHDLLHDSRTGKPMLNWARRHKIALDIARGLAFLHTGLEAPITHGNVRSKNVLVDEFFVARVTEFGLDKLMVPAVTDEMVTIAKTDGYKAPELQKMKKCNSRTDVYAFGILLLEILLGKKPGRDGRSGKFVDLPALVKVAVLEETTLEVFDVALLKGIRSPMEDGLVQALKLAMGCCAPVASVRPNMDEVVKQLEENRPRNRSALYSPTETRSEVGTPF; from the exons ATGGCTTCTCTGAAACTTTACTCTCCTTGGGTTCtcctcttcttctgcttcttcttcatctttactACTACTACTTTTTCACTCACTAAAACATCTTCAGATGTTGAACTTCTCTTGTCAAAGATTAAACCTTCACTACAAGGAAACCCAGAAAATCTTGTATTATCTTCTTGGAACTTTTCTGTTCCTTTATGTCAATGGAAAGGACTAACATGGGTTATCTCTAATGGTCTACCACTTCAATGTGATGGTTTAACATTACCTCAAAGAAACAATCTAACACTCTTTAAGGACCCATCTTTACAGCTTCTATCTATTCAGCTACCTGGTGCTGGGTTATTTGGTGAAATCCCAAGAGAAGTTGGTGAGCTTTCTTCGTTGAAAAGTTTGTATCTTGGTGCTAACTCACTTACAGGTAACATACCGCTAGAGCTTGGTTATAGTGTTTCTCTTGCTAATCTTGATTTGGGTGGTAATTTGTTAAAAGGGTCTGTTCCTACTTCGATCTGGAACCTTTGTGATAGACTTGTTTCATTGAGGTTAAGAGACAATAATCTTACCGGTACTCCACCTGAACCAGCATTGCAGAACTCTACTTGTAAGAGTTTAGAGGTTTTAGATTTGAGTAATAATAAGTTTTCTGGTGAATTTCCTGAATTTGTCACCAGATTCAATGGTTTGAAAGAGCTTAGTTTGGGTAATAATGACTTCTATGGACAGATTCCTGTGACTTTAAGTGGGTTAAGCCTTGATAAACTGAATCTTTCGTACAACAATTTTACTGGGGTTTTACCAGTTTTTGATGGATCAAAGTATGATGCTAAGGCTTTTCAAGGAAATGATCCTGGTCTATGTGGGCCACCTTTAGGAAAATGTGGTGGGAAAAGGTCTGGTTTGAGTTCAGGAGGTATTGCAGTCCTTGTGATTGGACTAATGACTGGGTTAGTAGTATCAGCTTCGGTGTTAATTGGGTATGTTCAAGGgagaaggaagaaaaataatgGCGTAAATgaagatggatatgaagaaggagaagaagatgaaaatggtggtggtgaaggtaaGCTTGTTTTGTTTCAAGGTGCTGAACATTTGACCTTAGAGGATGTATTGAATGCTACTGGGCAAGTTATGGAGAAGACGAATTATGGAACAGTTTATAAGGCGAAGCTTGCAGATGGAGGAACTATTGCTCTTAGGTTGTTGAGAGAAGGTACTTGTAAAGATGGTAGTTCATGTTTACCCGTTGTAAGGCAACTTGGTCGAGTTCGGCATGAAAATTTGGTTCCACTTAGAGCATTTTATCAGGGTCAGAGAGGGGAGAAGCTTCTCATTTATGATTATCTTCCCAATAAAACCTTACATGATCTTCTTCATG ATAGCAGAACTGGGAAGCCAATGCTAAACTGGGCTAGGAGACACAAGATCGCCCTGGATATAGCTAGAGGACTAGCATTCCTACATACAGGACTTGAAGCACCCATAACCCATGGAAACGTGAGATCGAAAAATGTGTTAGTGGACGAATTTTTCGTTGCCAGAGTTACTGAGTTTGGGCTCGACAAATTAATGGTTCCTGCAGTCACAGATGAAATGGTAACCATTGCAAAAACGGATGGGTACAAAGCACCAGAACTTCAAAAGATGAAGAAGTGCAATTCAAGAACTGATGTTTACGCGTTTGGGATACTGTTACTCGAGATACTGCTAGGAAAGAAGCCGGGTAGAGATGGGAGAAGTGGAAAGTTTGTGGATTTACCTGCATTGGTTAAGGTTGCAGTCTTGGAGGAAACAACACTGGAGGTTTTTGATGTGGCTCTTTTGAAAGGAATAAGGAGTCCGATGGAAGATGGTTTAGTTCAGGCTTTGAAGCTTGCAATGGGCTGTTGTGCTCCTGTAGCATCAGTTAGACCTAATATGGATGAAGTTGTCAAACAATTAGAGGAGAATAGACCGAGGAACAGGTCTGCTCTGTATAGTCCAACTGAAACGAGAAGCGAAGTAGGTACACCCTTTTAA
- the LOC113277443 gene encoding haloacid dehalogenase-like hydrolase domain-containing protein 3, which yields MEACLSRCSAGAFFRARGVNTFNPKIQTLSGRSSMAIHTGEVGKRAYDALLLDAGGTLLQLAKPVEETYADIGRKHGLNVNATEIKYGFRRAFAAPWPKKLRYEGDGRPFWRLVVSEATGSDNNDYFEEVYEYFAKGDAWDLPTGAYETLRLLKDDGVKLAVVSNFDTRLRKLSKDLNVADMFDATIISSEVGYEKPDTEIFKAALEGVGVEAAKAVHVGDDHDADKVGANTAGVDCWLWGSDVKTFADIRDRILKS from the exons ATGGAAGCTTGCTTGAGTAGATGCTCGGCTGGAGCTTTCTTCAGAGCCAGAGGAGTAAATACTTTCAATCCCAAGATTCAAACGCTTTCCGGGAGGTCATCAATGGCAATTCATACAG GTGAGGTAGGGAAGAGAGCTTATGATGCTTTGTTATTGGATGCCGGAGGAACCTTATTGCAGTTGGCAAAGCCTGTTGAAGAAACATATGCTGATATTGGGAGGAAACATG GTTTAAATGTGAATGCTACTGAGATAAAATATGGATTTAGAAGAGCTTTTGCAGCTCCTTGGCCAAAGAAGCTTCGTTATGAG GGTGATGGGAGGCCATTTTGGAGACTTGTTGTTTCTGAAGCAACAGGTTCTGACAATAATGACTACTTTGAAGAAGTATACGAG TATTTTGCGAAGGGTGATGCGTGGGATCTCCCCACAGGAGCTTACGAAACACTGCGCCTTTTAAAAGATGATGGAG TTAAACTGGCGGTCGTGTCAAATTTCGATACTCGTCTAAGGAAGCTGTCGAAGGACCTAAATGTTGCAGATAT GTTTGATGCCACTATCATATCTTCAGAGGTAGGATATGAGAAGCCAGACACGGAGATCTTCAAAGCTGCTTTAG AGGGAGTTGGTGTTGAGGCTGCCAAAGCAGTGCATGTTGGGGATGATCATGATGCGGATAAAGTAGGCGCGAACACAGCTGGTGTCGACTGTTG GTTGTGGGGATCTGATGTGAAGACTTTTGCTGATATACGGGACCGCATCCTTAAATCATAG